One Doryrhamphus excisus isolate RoL2022-K1 chromosome 17, RoL_Dexc_1.0, whole genome shotgun sequence genomic region harbors:
- the atn1 gene encoding atrophin-1 isoform X6, with product MKTRTHKESMPMRSGRRRGASEERRGRRPHSSPTRPERNDRQTPRGGGEELAGNRFSRRSQGHDSSESEGEELVSPAKRQKVQDPAANQNPPTSTHSTDSLAPSAVPPPTSVSNQSRESDNEDGQSQGSRSSVVGSLANSSSSLSSGRDIDQDNRSSSPSLSASPLGSLDSDSEGPDSPKQGEREREKSKDGGAGGLASEDRRTLRERRGEDPCGDGQKMDTDARIEDCALKPIHPCPSSGLNPLLRGAGDSSNDSSAGRKSYFSLDSKLMCKVEYGGPTGADALPSGNRINSKANTQCVTKTSAVGGDFSHNSPGITQSLPPPLPPPPALKPLELGGQNLPAEVKIERDKMDKADKHLDKAQPTPASLMQTASQPQSQPQTQTTTHPHHYSSPTWQGGTATGCQGSWGYNRYPGNHHPHQHQPPVQQQQLPSVYNPPSSRHATSHPSYLPHPHPHPHREYIPRYAGGGGDRDRGAVGDRERGPRVELNREFSAPIGNNSNTNSGANSSGGMVGIQGREFAGLSVGQNREFQGSGRDGPSNIGSERRDYVPAFRDRDQERERDIGREFPVPNQNQSREFGPNGAGGGHTRDKDRGRWGEVGGQAREGNCNPNNNSISQGNHPGSASGLPVNPMLSRDPPASPQNNSAHPPHSSMPPHSHPTNSSNRDFPPPIDQAQTPSSGPDSFHREYPPTSGKDFNAGAPPSTGTNRDYLSPTGVTSNLGREFSGSGGIQNPHPSHPHYQPGPRERERDSNLRESALYQNRGVPNQPPALSPSSATSHGHPPNAPYPPTQQPPPGMAPNIRAPHYQSTAQTPPTHLSPLPSPSTNQMGGFSSFPPGSTSAPNMPLPGPGMPSPGCRPSPLHSTLNSHPSFTGTYHSNGSGGNNLANSNSNSGTPTSSNTNSQSPQNVCKGPPPLTNNSIATPTLPGGDGLSDSGLPQPPVIKEEPPEERDESESPPPVLRSPSPEPKPVDIPIHASQSARFHKVLDRGSGNSCARSDVLFVPLDGSKLWKKRNEVIERARREVEQRARDLREKERERERERERELDRHLQQQKDASVAAGARHGSSLFFPSSSSMILDPSSSSSCPGNPAAHPPPHPQHHPSHPHAHLPPAHHLHPSLSHAIPHSLLLPSMAGASAVVGGPQGALGIGIGGPYLGPDTPALRTLSEYARPHAMSPLGAANRAQAHHPQVHHGHPHVHPSFFLPQFQNHHALAHPHHLPADAATAAAILGFLYGGSLEGGHGVGGHPGVGGGPVPGGIGGSGLGGVGFPHAVAAHRERMKPGFEFKSDERVYPPSSIPDPAALALAHSHSHASAHAHAHSLLLGGGGGGPNEVSLYCTPPPPPPAGPPHLQNPTLPPVARPSNPPAPQSLSNPPPSSLLPPSHASSAPPPTGPAAPPSAPPPPPAPPTSNATSVHHPVPHSSFPSSLPSHLPPTTSSETYPTPTRSPASFERDRSGDRERERERDRTAPPAFGDRERERERERERGGSAGGGGGSNANGGGTSGGGSGGENMGRVQMLNVTPHHHQHSHIHSHLHLHQQDTALASSGGRGSPPDGPAGVGVSFGTPPLPRSNIRHTHPGSPPH from the exons ATGAAAACGCGGACACACAAAGAATCG ATGCCCATGCGCAGTGGGCGGCGGCGGGGGGCGAGCGAGGAGAGGAGGGGTAGACGCCCGCACTCCAGCCCCACTCGACCCGAACGTAACGATAGACAAACG CCAAGAGGTGGCGGTGAGGAACTGGCTGGAAATCGTTTCAGTCGCAGATCACAAGGGCATGATTCATCTGAGAGCGAGGGGGAGGAACTTGTGTCTCCTGCAAAAAGGCAGAAAGTTCAG GATCCAGCCGCCAACCAGAACCCTCCAACATCAACACACTCCACTGACAGCTTGGCTCCCTCCGCAGTCCCGCCTCCAACCTCTGTGTCCAACCAATCCCGTGAGAGTGACAATGAAGACGGCCAATCCCAAGGCAGCAGGAGTTCGGTTGTGGGCAGCCTGGCAAATAGCAGCAGCAGCCTTAGCAGTGGGCGGGACATCGACCAGGACAATCGTTCCTCATCCCCAAGTCTCTCCGCTTCTCCTCTGGGTAGCCTAGACTCTGATTCCGAGGGCCCTGACTCACCAAAGCAAGGAGAAAGGGAACGGGAGAAAAGCAAAGATGGAGGCGCAGGAGGCCTGGCGTCAGAGGACAGAAGGACACTACGAGAGCGGAGAGGGGAGGATCCCTGTGGAGATGGACAAAAGATGGATACGGATGCGCGAATTGAGGACTGTGCGCTTAAGCCTATCCATCCTTGCCCCTCCTCGGGTCTCAATCCCTTGCTCCGTGGAGCTGGGGATTCTTCAAATGACAGCTCTGCTGGGAGGAAGTCTTATTTCTCTCTGGACTCCAAACTCATGTGTAAAGTTGAGTATGGTGGACCTACTGGCGCCGATGCCTTGCCAAGTGGCAATAGAATTAATTCCAAAGCCAACACACAATGTGTGACAAAGACATCTGCCGTGGGTGGAGATTTTTCCCATAACAGCCCTGGCATTACGCAATCCTTGCCCccacctcttcctcctccacctgCTCTTAAACCACTGGAGCTGGGGGGGCAAAATCTTCCCGCTGAGGTCAAAATAGAAAGAGACAAAATGGATAAAGCAGATAAGCACCTGGACAAGGCCCAGCCCACTCCCGCGTCCCTGATGCAGACCGCCTCCCAGCCGCAATCCCAACCCCAGACCCAAACCACCACCCACCCTCACCATTACAGCTCCCCCACCTGGCAGGGTGGCACAGCAACCGGTTGCCAGGGGAGCTGGGGCTACAACCGTTACCCTGGCAACCATCACCCACACCAGCACCAGCCCCcagtgcagcagcagcaacttCCCTCTGTTTACAACCCTCCTTCCTCTCGACACGCCACCTCTCACCCTTCTTACCTCCCCCATCCACACCCTCACCCACACAGGGAGTACATTCCCAGGTATGCTGGAGGGGGAGGGGATAGAGACAGGGGGGCTGTGGGAGACAGGGAGAGGGGACCGAGGGTTGAGCTCAACAGGGAGTTCTCTGCTCCCATTGGTAACAACAGCAACACGAATAGTGGGGCTAATAGTAGTGGTGGGATGGTTGGTATCCAAGGCAGGGAGTTTGCAGGTTTGTCTGTGGGTCAAAACAGGGAGTTCCAAGGCTCTGGAAGAGATGGACCTTCTAATATAGGTTCTGAAAGAAGAGACTACGTTCCAGCTTTCAGAGACAGAGATCAAGAAAGGGAACGGGATATAGGAAGAGAGTTTCCCGTGCCAAATCAAAACCAGAGTAGAGAATTTGGCCCTAACGGAGCTGGAGGGGGGCATACCAGAGACAAAGACAGAGGCAGATGGGGTGAGGTTGGAGGCCAAGCAAGAGAAGGAAACTGTAACCCAAACAACAACTCCATCTCACAAGGAAACCACCCCGGTTCAGCTAGCGGACTACCTGTTAACCCCATGCTGAGCCGAGATCCACCAGCATCACCGCAAAACAACAGCGCCCACCCACCTCATTCTTCTATGCCCCCACACTCACATCCAACAAACTCCTCCAATCGGGACTTTCCACCTCCCATAGACCAGGCACAAACCCCTTCTTCTGGACCTGACAGCTTTCACAGAGAGTATCCTCCCACTAGTGGGAAAGATTTCAATGCTGGCGCTCCTCCGTCCACTGGGACCAATCGAGATTATCTCAGCCCAACTGGCGTTACCTCTAATCTAGGAAGAGAGTTTTCAGGGTCTGGTGGAATCCAAAATCCTCACCCTTCTCACCCACACTACCAGCCAGGacctagagagagagagagggactCAAACCTGCGAGAGTCTGCTCTGTACCAAAACCGCGGGGTTCCAAATCAACCTCCTGCCCTGTCTCCATCCTCTGCTACCAGTCATGGACATCCTCCAAATGCTCCATATCCTCCTACTCAGCAACCCCCACCAGGTATGGCACCTAATATACGTGCCCCACACTACCAGTCAACTGCTCAGACTCCTCCGACACATCTATCTCCACTACCAAGCCCCTCCACCAATCAGATGGGAGGTTTCTCGTCATTCCCCCCCGGATCCACCTCTGCACCTAACATGCCTCTTCCCGGGCCAGGCATGCCATCACCAGGATGCCGTCCCTCCCCTTTACATAGCACCTTGAACAGCCACCCGAGCTTCACAGGAACATACCACTCTAATGGGAGCGGCGGCAATAATCTGGCTAACAGCAATAGCAACAGTGGTACACCCACTAGCAGCAATACAAACTCCCAATCACCTCAGAACGTCTGTAAGGGCCCTCCACCTCTTACTAACAACAGCATTGCTACCCCGACACTTCCTGGTGGAGACGGCCTTTCAGATTCAGGCCTGCCACAACCGCCTGTAATTAAGGAGGAACCACCAGAGGAGAGGGACGAGAGTGAGAGTCCACCACCTGTGTTGAGAAGCCCGTCTCCTGAACCTAAGCCCGTAGATATTCCCATCCACGCTAGCCAATCAGCAAG GTTTCACAAAGTCCTTGACCGGGGCAGCGGCAACTCCTGTGCCCGCAGCGATGTCCTCTTTGTTCCGTTGGATGGTTCCAAATTATGGAAGAAGAGGAATGAGGTGATAGAAAGAGCTCGGAGGGAGGTCGAGCAACGGGCCAGGGATCtaagagaaaaagaaagagaGCGGGAAAGGGAGCGTGAGAGGGAACTGGATCGCCATCTACAG CAGCAGAAAGATGCCAGTGTAGCTGCAGGGGCTCGTCATGGTTCTTCCCTCTTCTTCCCGTCTTCATCCTCTATGATCCTGGAtccttcatcatcttcctcctgtCCGGGCAACCCGGCCGCTCACCCTCCACCTCACCCTCAACATCATCCCTCTCACCCGCATGCTCACCTCCCTCCAGCACACCACCTCCATCCCAGCCTCTCTCACGCGATCCCCCACTCTCTTCTCCTGCCATCCATGGCTGGGGCATCAGCAGTAGTTGGGGGCCCTCAGGGTGCTTTGGGAATAGGTATCGGTGGTCCATATCTTGGTCCCGATACCCCAGCTCTAAGAACCCTGAGTGAGTATGCTCGTCCCCATGCTATGTCCCCACTGGGGGCGGCGAATCGGGCTCAAGCACACCACCCTCAAGTTCATCACGGTCATCCTCATGTCCACCCCTCCTTTTTTCTACCCCAATTCCAGAATCATCATGCATTAGCTCATCCGCATCATCTACCTGCTGATGCTGCAACAGCTGCAGCAATCTTGGGGTTTCTGTACGGTGGCAGCCTTGAAGGGGGCCACGGTGTTGGGGGTCACCCTGGGGTCGGGGGAGGCCCGGTACCTGGAGGAATTGGGGGTTCAGGGTTAGGAGGAGTTGGCTTTCCTCATGCAGTTGCTGCTCACCGTGAGCGCATGAAGCCGGGATTTGAGTTTAAGAGCGATGAACGGGTCTACCCACCAAGCTCCATTCCTGATCCCGCAGCCCTAGCCCTGGCTCACTCTCATTCCCATGCCAGTGCTCACGCACATGCCCACTCCTTGCTCCTTGGGGGAGGTGGAGGGGGACCGAATGAGGTGTCACTGTATTGCACTCCTCCTCCCCCGCCACCTGCTGGCCCCCCACATCTCCAGAACCCAACTCTGCCTCCAGTAGCTCGACCTTCAAACCCTCCCGCCCCGCAGTCCTTGTCCAATCCACCTCCTTCGTCACTCCTACCGCCGTCACATGCTTCATCTGCCCCACCTCCCACAGGCCCGGCTGCACCTccatctgctcctcctcctcctcctgctccaccAACCTCCAACGCCACCTCAGTTCATCACCCAGTCCCCCATTCATCTTTTCCCAGTTCCCTGCCCTCTCATCTACCACCAACCACTTCCTCTGAGACTTACCCGACTCCCACTCGATCACCCGCCTCTTTTGAGCGAGACAGAAGTGGAGACAGAGAACGGGAGCGGGAACGAGACAGAACGGCACCGCCAGCCTTCGGAGACAGGGAACGAGAGAGGGAAAGGGAAAGAGAAAGGGGAGGAagtgcaggaggaggaggaggcagcaaCGCAAACGGAGGAGGAACAAGCGGAGGTGGAAGTGGAGGAGAAAACATGGGTCGCGTCCAGATGTTAAACGTCACACCCCACCATCACCAGCACTCCCACATCCACTCGCACCTTCATTTGCACCAACAAGACACAG CATTGGCATCCAGCGGCGGGCGGGGTTCACCCCCTGATGGACCCGCTGGCGTCGGGGTCTCCTTTGGCACGCCTCCCTTACCCCGCAGCAACATTAGGCACACCCATCCTGGCTCACCCCCTCACTGA
- the atn1 gene encoding atrophin-1 isoform X1 yields MKTRTHKESMPMRSGRRRGASEERRGRRPHSSPTRPERNDRQTPRGGGEELAGNRFSRRSQGHDSSESEGEELVSPAKRQKVQDPAANQNPPTSTHSTDSLAPSAVPPPTSVSNQSRESDNEDGQSQGSRSSVVGSLANSSSSLSSGRDIDQDNRSSSPSLSASPLGSLDSDSEGPDSPKQGEREREKSKDGGAGGLASEDRRTLRERRGEDPCGDGQKMDTDARIEDCALKPIHPCPSSGLNPLLRGAGDSSNDSSAGRKSYFSLDSKLMCKVEYGGPTGADALPSGNRINSKANTQCVTKTSAVGGDFSHNSPGITQSLPPPLPPPPALKPLELGGQNLPAEVKIERDKMDKADKHLDKAQPTPASLMQTASQPQSQPQTQTTTHPHHYSSPTWQGGTATGCQGSWGYNRYPGNHHPHQHQPPVQQQQLPSVYNPPSSRHATSHPSYLPHPHPHPHREYIPRYAGGGGDRDRGAVGDRERGPRVELNREFSAPIGNNSNTNSGANSSGGMVGIQGREFAGLSVGQNREFQGSGRDGPSNIGSERRDYVPAFRDRDQERERDIGREFPVPNQNQSREFGPNGAGGGHTRDKDRGRWGEVGGQAREGNCNPNNNSISQGNHPGSASGLPVNPMLSRDPPASPQNNSAHPPHSSMPPHSHPTNSSNRDFPPPIDQAQTPSSGPDSFHREYPPTSGKDFNAGAPPSTGTNRDYLSPTGVTSNLGREFSGSGGIQNPHPSHPHYQPGPRERERDSNLRESALYQNRGVPNQPPALSPSSATSHGHPPNAPYPPTQQPPPGMAPNIRAPHYQSTAQTPPTHLSPLPSPSTNQMGGFSSFPPGSTSAPNMPLPGPGMPSPGCRPSPLHSTLNSHPSFTGTYHSNGSGGNNLANSNSNSGTPTSSNTNSQSPQNVCKGPPPLTNNSIATPTLPGGDGLSDSGLPQPPVIKEEPPEERDESESPPPVLRSPSPEPKPVDIPIHASQSARFHKVLDRGSGNSCARSDVLFVPLDGSKLWKKRNEVIERARREVEQRARDLREKERERERERERELDRHLQQQKDASVAAGARHGSSLFFPSSSSMILDPSSSSSCPGNPAAHPPPHPQHHPSHPHAHLPPAHHLHPSLSHAIPHSLLLPSMAGASAVVGGPQGALGIGIGGPYLGPDTPALRTLSEYARPHAMSPLGAANRAQAHHPQVHHGHPHVHPSFFLPQFQNHHALAHPHHLPADAATAAAILGFLYGGSLEGGHGVGGHPGVGGGPVPGGIGGSGLGGVGFPHAVAAHRERMKPGFEFKSDERVYPPSSIPDPAALALAHSHSHASAHAHAHSLLLGGGGGGPNEVSLYCTPPPPPPAGPPHLQNPTLPPVARPSNPPAPQSLSNPPPSSLLPPSHASSAPPPTGPAAPPSAPPPPPAPPTSNATSVHHPVPHSSFPSSLPSHLPPTTSSETYPTPTRSPASFERDRSGDRERERERDRTAPPAFGDRERERERERERGGSAGGGGGSNANGGGTSGGGSGGENMGRVQMLNVTPHHHQHSHIHSHLHLHQQDTAAGGVHPLMDPLASGSPLARLPYPAATLGTPILAHPLTDSEVLRQQLFGEEKTPRPCAPFRDLPQPSSLTGPMSAAHQLQAMQQAQSAELQIQRLALEQQWIHHHHHHSLTQDEYYSHLKKESDKTL; encoded by the exons ATGAAAACGCGGACACACAAAGAATCG ATGCCCATGCGCAGTGGGCGGCGGCGGGGGGCGAGCGAGGAGAGGAGGGGTAGACGCCCGCACTCCAGCCCCACTCGACCCGAACGTAACGATAGACAAACG CCAAGAGGTGGCGGTGAGGAACTGGCTGGAAATCGTTTCAGTCGCAGATCACAAGGGCATGATTCATCTGAGAGCGAGGGGGAGGAACTTGTGTCTCCTGCAAAAAGGCAGAAAGTTCAG GATCCAGCCGCCAACCAGAACCCTCCAACATCAACACACTCCACTGACAGCTTGGCTCCCTCCGCAGTCCCGCCTCCAACCTCTGTGTCCAACCAATCCCGTGAGAGTGACAATGAAGACGGCCAATCCCAAGGCAGCAGGAGTTCGGTTGTGGGCAGCCTGGCAAATAGCAGCAGCAGCCTTAGCAGTGGGCGGGACATCGACCAGGACAATCGTTCCTCATCCCCAAGTCTCTCCGCTTCTCCTCTGGGTAGCCTAGACTCTGATTCCGAGGGCCCTGACTCACCAAAGCAAGGAGAAAGGGAACGGGAGAAAAGCAAAGATGGAGGCGCAGGAGGCCTGGCGTCAGAGGACAGAAGGACACTACGAGAGCGGAGAGGGGAGGATCCCTGTGGAGATGGACAAAAGATGGATACGGATGCGCGAATTGAGGACTGTGCGCTTAAGCCTATCCATCCTTGCCCCTCCTCGGGTCTCAATCCCTTGCTCCGTGGAGCTGGGGATTCTTCAAATGACAGCTCTGCTGGGAGGAAGTCTTATTTCTCTCTGGACTCCAAACTCATGTGTAAAGTTGAGTATGGTGGACCTACTGGCGCCGATGCCTTGCCAAGTGGCAATAGAATTAATTCCAAAGCCAACACACAATGTGTGACAAAGACATCTGCCGTGGGTGGAGATTTTTCCCATAACAGCCCTGGCATTACGCAATCCTTGCCCccacctcttcctcctccacctgCTCTTAAACCACTGGAGCTGGGGGGGCAAAATCTTCCCGCTGAGGTCAAAATAGAAAGAGACAAAATGGATAAAGCAGATAAGCACCTGGACAAGGCCCAGCCCACTCCCGCGTCCCTGATGCAGACCGCCTCCCAGCCGCAATCCCAACCCCAGACCCAAACCACCACCCACCCTCACCATTACAGCTCCCCCACCTGGCAGGGTGGCACAGCAACCGGTTGCCAGGGGAGCTGGGGCTACAACCGTTACCCTGGCAACCATCACCCACACCAGCACCAGCCCCcagtgcagcagcagcaacttCCCTCTGTTTACAACCCTCCTTCCTCTCGACACGCCACCTCTCACCCTTCTTACCTCCCCCATCCACACCCTCACCCACACAGGGAGTACATTCCCAGGTATGCTGGAGGGGGAGGGGATAGAGACAGGGGGGCTGTGGGAGACAGGGAGAGGGGACCGAGGGTTGAGCTCAACAGGGAGTTCTCTGCTCCCATTGGTAACAACAGCAACACGAATAGTGGGGCTAATAGTAGTGGTGGGATGGTTGGTATCCAAGGCAGGGAGTTTGCAGGTTTGTCTGTGGGTCAAAACAGGGAGTTCCAAGGCTCTGGAAGAGATGGACCTTCTAATATAGGTTCTGAAAGAAGAGACTACGTTCCAGCTTTCAGAGACAGAGATCAAGAAAGGGAACGGGATATAGGAAGAGAGTTTCCCGTGCCAAATCAAAACCAGAGTAGAGAATTTGGCCCTAACGGAGCTGGAGGGGGGCATACCAGAGACAAAGACAGAGGCAGATGGGGTGAGGTTGGAGGCCAAGCAAGAGAAGGAAACTGTAACCCAAACAACAACTCCATCTCACAAGGAAACCACCCCGGTTCAGCTAGCGGACTACCTGTTAACCCCATGCTGAGCCGAGATCCACCAGCATCACCGCAAAACAACAGCGCCCACCCACCTCATTCTTCTATGCCCCCACACTCACATCCAACAAACTCCTCCAATCGGGACTTTCCACCTCCCATAGACCAGGCACAAACCCCTTCTTCTGGACCTGACAGCTTTCACAGAGAGTATCCTCCCACTAGTGGGAAAGATTTCAATGCTGGCGCTCCTCCGTCCACTGGGACCAATCGAGATTATCTCAGCCCAACTGGCGTTACCTCTAATCTAGGAAGAGAGTTTTCAGGGTCTGGTGGAATCCAAAATCCTCACCCTTCTCACCCACACTACCAGCCAGGacctagagagagagagagggactCAAACCTGCGAGAGTCTGCTCTGTACCAAAACCGCGGGGTTCCAAATCAACCTCCTGCCCTGTCTCCATCCTCTGCTACCAGTCATGGACATCCTCCAAATGCTCCATATCCTCCTACTCAGCAACCCCCACCAGGTATGGCACCTAATATACGTGCCCCACACTACCAGTCAACTGCTCAGACTCCTCCGACACATCTATCTCCACTACCAAGCCCCTCCACCAATCAGATGGGAGGTTTCTCGTCATTCCCCCCCGGATCCACCTCTGCACCTAACATGCCTCTTCCCGGGCCAGGCATGCCATCACCAGGATGCCGTCCCTCCCCTTTACATAGCACCTTGAACAGCCACCCGAGCTTCACAGGAACATACCACTCTAATGGGAGCGGCGGCAATAATCTGGCTAACAGCAATAGCAACAGTGGTACACCCACTAGCAGCAATACAAACTCCCAATCACCTCAGAACGTCTGTAAGGGCCCTCCACCTCTTACTAACAACAGCATTGCTACCCCGACACTTCCTGGTGGAGACGGCCTTTCAGATTCAGGCCTGCCACAACCGCCTGTAATTAAGGAGGAACCACCAGAGGAGAGGGACGAGAGTGAGAGTCCACCACCTGTGTTGAGAAGCCCGTCTCCTGAACCTAAGCCCGTAGATATTCCCATCCACGCTAGCCAATCAGCAAG GTTTCACAAAGTCCTTGACCGGGGCAGCGGCAACTCCTGTGCCCGCAGCGATGTCCTCTTTGTTCCGTTGGATGGTTCCAAATTATGGAAGAAGAGGAATGAGGTGATAGAAAGAGCTCGGAGGGAGGTCGAGCAACGGGCCAGGGATCtaagagaaaaagaaagagaGCGGGAAAGGGAGCGTGAGAGGGAACTGGATCGCCATCTACAG CAGCAGAAAGATGCCAGTGTAGCTGCAGGGGCTCGTCATGGTTCTTCCCTCTTCTTCCCGTCTTCATCCTCTATGATCCTGGAtccttcatcatcttcctcctgtCCGGGCAACCCGGCCGCTCACCCTCCACCTCACCCTCAACATCATCCCTCTCACCCGCATGCTCACCTCCCTCCAGCACACCACCTCCATCCCAGCCTCTCTCACGCGATCCCCCACTCTCTTCTCCTGCCATCCATGGCTGGGGCATCAGCAGTAGTTGGGGGCCCTCAGGGTGCTTTGGGAATAGGTATCGGTGGTCCATATCTTGGTCCCGATACCCCAGCTCTAAGAACCCTGAGTGAGTATGCTCGTCCCCATGCTATGTCCCCACTGGGGGCGGCGAATCGGGCTCAAGCACACCACCCTCAAGTTCATCACGGTCATCCTCATGTCCACCCCTCCTTTTTTCTACCCCAATTCCAGAATCATCATGCATTAGCTCATCCGCATCATCTACCTGCTGATGCTGCAACAGCTGCAGCAATCTTGGGGTTTCTGTACGGTGGCAGCCTTGAAGGGGGCCACGGTGTTGGGGGTCACCCTGGGGTCGGGGGAGGCCCGGTACCTGGAGGAATTGGGGGTTCAGGGTTAGGAGGAGTTGGCTTTCCTCATGCAGTTGCTGCTCACCGTGAGCGCATGAAGCCGGGATTTGAGTTTAAGAGCGATGAACGGGTCTACCCACCAAGCTCCATTCCTGATCCCGCAGCCCTAGCCCTGGCTCACTCTCATTCCCATGCCAGTGCTCACGCACATGCCCACTCCTTGCTCCTTGGGGGAGGTGGAGGGGGACCGAATGAGGTGTCACTGTATTGCACTCCTCCTCCCCCGCCACCTGCTGGCCCCCCACATCTCCAGAACCCAACTCTGCCTCCAGTAGCTCGACCTTCAAACCCTCCCGCCCCGCAGTCCTTGTCCAATCCACCTCCTTCGTCACTCCTACCGCCGTCACATGCTTCATCTGCCCCACCTCCCACAGGCCCGGCTGCACCTccatctgctcctcctcctcctcctgctccaccAACCTCCAACGCCACCTCAGTTCATCACCCAGTCCCCCATTCATCTTTTCCCAGTTCCCTGCCCTCTCATCTACCACCAACCACTTCCTCTGAGACTTACCCGACTCCCACTCGATCACCCGCCTCTTTTGAGCGAGACAGAAGTGGAGACAGAGAACGGGAGCGGGAACGAGACAGAACGGCACCGCCAGCCTTCGGAGACAGGGAACGAGAGAGGGAAAGGGAAAGAGAAAGGGGAGGAagtgcaggaggaggaggaggcagcaaCGCAAACGGAGGAGGAACAAGCGGAGGTGGAAGTGGAGGAGAAAACATGGGTCGCGTCCAGATGTTAAACGTCACACCCCACCATCACCAGCACTCCCACATCCACTCGCACCTTCATTTGCACCAACAAGACACAG CGGCGGGCGGGGTTCACCCCCTGATGGACCCGCTGGCGTCGGGGTCTCCTTTGGCACGCCTCCCTTACCCCGCAGCAACATTAGGCACACCCATCCTGGCTCACCCCCTCACTGACAGCGAGGTGCTTCGCCAACAGCTGTTCGGTGAGGAGAAGACTCCTCGTCCAT GTGCTCCTTTCCGTGACCTGCCCCAACCGTCCTCCCTCACTGGTCCCATGTCGGCAGCCCACCAGCTCCAGGCCATGCAGCAGGCCCAGAGCGCGGAGCTGCAGATCCAGAGACTGGCCCTGGAACAACAGTGGAtacatcaccatcaccaccattcCCTCACCCAGGACGAGTACTATAG TCACCTGAAGAAAGAAAGTGACAAGACCCTGTGA